Below is a window of Desmonostoc muscorum LEGE 12446 DNA.
TTTGCTGTATCATTTTTGTATTCAAAAATGATTGTGAACAGAGTTTGTATGAAATTTAAATCAGCTTCCATATATATCGGTTTAGGCCTTCTGAGTTTTTCAGTAAGTTCATTACCCCGTGTTGTAAATCCACCACAAGTCCTTGCCCAAGAAGTTAGTCCTTCATGCCCTCTGCCAGCTGATATTGCCATTACCTTCCTAAATTCAGAATGTAAGGAAGTAAAATTAGAGCAACCCCAAACTTTTTATCGCTACTATAGTAGCAGTAACAACAAATATGGCAGGTATTTAACAACTGACAAATATAAAACGAATGTAGAAGTAATCAAGAATCTAGCTTTAAATCAAGAATGGGGTAATCAAGCCACTCAGATACTAACAGTAACTTTGCCAGCAGGAACCTTAACTTATCAAGGCATTGTTGGTCCTCAGACTCCCAAAGAATGCTATCCAGGTGGTGGACAACAGACATTCATTAAAGACTCAAAAGATCCAAATATCAAGTGGTCTGAGGAAGGAAATATTGTTGCAGAAAAGTTTAGTTGCCCGTAAAATTTATGGAAACCAACACAGAACAATTTCTCAAGCTGATAGATCGAGCTTCTGAGATTACCGAACAGATGCTCAAAGACAAACAACCTGAATCTTCACCACGTTTAAATAACGTCATCAATGCCCTACAATCTATTAAAAGTAAGGCAATAAATGGTAAACTCGAACCATCAGGAGGAGTCTCAACTCTTGGTTTGGCTCGTGAAGTAGCGGATTGGATTGAACCGTTAGATTCGCCATTATTAAAAGCTGTAGGCAGTATAGAGGAGTATTACCAAAAACACCTCTAAATTGGCTATCTAGCTTATTTACTGGAACATGACCGCCAAATAATTTTAGATTTTAGATTTTAGATTTTGGATTGATATCATACCCATACCTCGAGCATTCCTGCTCTTTATATATGGGCTTAAGTAAAAAATTGTAGATTTGGGATGAGAGGATTTGTTCCACAAACAAAGCAAGCTTGCTCTAAAACCTGATTTGAAGTTTTGGCTCGATAATCCAAAATTTAAAATCTAAAATCTAAAATTAGGCAATAATTGAATTATTCACATCTGCATGAAACATGGAAGAAAATTCCTTGGTTGCAATCAATTCAAAGTCTCTTACCCAGGAATTAAAAATATTGAGTTCCGAGGAAGCAGAATTATCGCTGAATGTCAATAATGTTTCCTACTCACTCAAACTAGAACCTCGCGTTACTTTACTCGATGCACTACGTGAAAAACTGGGTTTGATGGGTACAAAAAAAGCTTGCGATCGCGGTGAATGTGGCGCATGTACTGTATTAGTTAATAATCGGCGAATTAACTCTTGTATGACATTAGCAGTAATGCACATCGGCGCTGCAATTACTACTATTGAGGGATTAGCACAGGATGGAAAACTTCATCCTCTACAAACAGCCTTTATGACCCATGATGCTTTTCAATGCGGATACTGTACATCGGGACAAA
It encodes the following:
- a CDS encoding (2Fe-2S)-binding protein, which codes for MEENSLVAINSKSLTQELKILSSEEAELSLNVNNVSYSLKLEPRVTLLDALREKLGLMGTKKACDRGECGACTVLVNNRRINSCMTLAVMHIGAAITTIEGLAQDGKLHPLQTAFMTHDAFQCGYCTSGQIVSAVGMILEEMPKSETEIREKMSGNLCRCGAYPNMIAAIQDVLEEMEDAAI